DNA from Sulfodiicoccus acidiphilus:
CTGGGTACAGTCCGCGCTAACTTTATAGTGATGCCTAGCCTCACGGAACTGTGGATAGGTACAAGGCTGGGGCTTTCCTCGCGTTTCTCTTCGCCGCCCTCACTGTGTTGGTGAAAGTCCTCTCCGAGCCTAAAGTTCCAGGTAACATCCTCATCTTCCACCTCATCAATGACGCTCAAGTTCCGGCCCTCAATCCAGTCATGGTTTTCCTTTCCCTATACGGCAGGGAGTACGTGTGGATACCTGTGGTGGCCATCCTTTTCTTTTTCAGGAGGAGAGCCTCCATGATAATGGCTTCCGCCTTCATCGCGGATATAGTATTGGGTGAGGGATTGAAGTACGCAGTGGCTCAGCTGAGGCCCTTCCTTTACGTAAGCGCCCACCTTCTGGTACCTCCACCCCACGACTTCAGTTACCCCTCGGGACACGCCCTCATAGTCTCCACCGGAGCAGTGGTGTCCTACTATACTCTGCCTAGGTGGGCTTGGATCCCCCTCATGGTCGAGGCGGTGGCCGTGAGCTACTCCCGAGTGTACGTCGGAGTTCACTGGCCGGCCGACGTCCTCGGAGGGTGGTTGTTGGGAACTGCGGTCGCTCAGCTCTCCTTCCTCTTGGAGAACTTCAAGTGGTATAGGTCCTTAGAGAGAGCGCTGAAGGCCAGGGAACAGTGACTCGCTTCTTCCTCACGAAGCATGCGACCTGCCTATCTCTCACGTCCTCCAGTCTAGGTTCGCCAGTTCTACAACCCTCAACAGCCAAGGGGCATTTGGAGTGGAACTTACATCCGGTCGCGGAGGGACCTCTATCCAAGGCCTTAATCTGCTCCTTCACATCGGAGAGCGAAGGGACCGAGTGCATGAGTTGTGAAGTGTAGGGGCTCCCTCAACACCTTCTTCGCTGGTTCAGCTTCCGCCACCCTCCCCGAAAAATGACCGCAACCATGTCGACCATGTACGCTGGCACAGCTACGTTGTGGGTTGCGACGAGGTAACTAGTTCCCTTCCTCTCCTAAATGTCTAGGAAGAGGTTGAGGACCTGGACCTGCATCGACACGTAGAAGTTGGACGTAGGCTCGTCCAATATCAGGTACTTGAGCGAGCCTATGATCGCCCTCGCTATGGATATCCTCTGTCCTCCAGAGAACTCGAGGGGGTACCTGAACCTCACCTCTGGGTCAAGGCCCACCACCTCCAAGGCTTTGCTCACCTTTTCCTCCACTTCACTCTCCCCTGCCGCCGCCAACTGCTCTGCCACCCCGTCGCCCATCCTCATCCTGCGACGAGTAAGGGTCCTGAAGGAGGACTTGCATGTATCTCCTTAGCGGCCTCGGCTTGTACTTCTCGGCCTTAGTTACATCGATCCCCATGAACTCTATCCTCCCTGACGTCGGCCTGCGCAGTCTCAGTGTGGCTAATCCCAATGTGGACTTTCCCGAGCCCGATTCACCTATCAGAGCTAAGGTCTCCCCGCCCTTCACGTTGGACCCCCGCAGCCCTCACTTCCCTCCTATCCTACACGTCACGTGGAGGTCCTCCACCCTGAGTAGGTCAGTGTAGGTGACAGGCAACCTTCTTCCCCTTCATTACCATGACGCTCTAGACCGGGTGAGTTCTCGAAACGTTCAAGCGAGGGTCCACGAGGTATCCCTCCGCTAACCTGTGAGCACCGACCTAGGGTCGGGATGGTTCTCTGAGCTCCTTAAACTCCCACCTCTACCCGTTGGACAAGGTGGAGCCATGAAGTGGAAGGTCCGTCATGAGGGCGAGGTAAGTTCACTGGCCTTACGAAAGTTGTTAATCCCGAGGATAAGGAGGATCCTACTATCCCCCGTTTCTGTGTCTTATGATAAATCTACAGAGATAGGAATCGTTGACCTGCCTGTGAGTGTTTTCAACGTCTGCTTCCAGAACCTTAGAAAACAGTTCCCTTTCCATGGAGCACGCTTCACCAAATAGTGAAGCTATTCTATATATTGGACAGTTAAATTCTATTAATTCGAATGAATTTCCAATTTTCCTTACCTCCGCCATGTAGCCCGTGGACGTTCTTAACTTTCCTAAAACCTCGACCTTTTCATCAAGCTTCTTTTTATCCAGTTTTTCCTTGTATTCTCTATAAAGTATTTTATATCTGTCCTTAAGAAACCTTATTACTATGTCTCCTTTTCCTTCCCTTTTTACATAATCTAGGAGTTCCATTAATGTAAGTGAATCAGAATTGCTGAAATATAATTTGCCTTCTTCAGTTAGATTGAAAACATATGTTGGTCTGCCTATATCTCTTTTTATTATTTTCCTCGAAATCAATCCCTTCTGTTCCAGTCGCGTTATGTGTTTATGCACCCCCATCTTAGTTATTCCCAAACCCTCCGCTATCTCTTGGAGAGTGGCGGGACCATTTTTCTTGATGAATAAGATTATCTTGCTTTCGGTAGAGGTTTCTGACACGGTTAATAGTAAACTTTATTGTTTATAAACTTCTCCAATATAACGGTTTTCATTCGCTTTGGAAGATGTTTATAAACTTTATAAACGACTCAGTTTATTTATTTAAATGTCTTTTTTGTAATCCATGGGGCGGATAAGGAAAGACAGAAGGGAAGAGAAGAAGATTTTTTCAATATGTGATTATCCTCCGGAGTACCTCAAGGCAGAATATCCATATGAGTATGAGTATATAATGCGGATGAGAAAGAGACGCACATCGTTTTAGTTCTTGCTCGAGTTAAGGAGATGAGAGTTCATTGTGATGCAGCCACCCAGCTTCACCTCTAGGAGGCCACGTTGACACTAGGGGAGATGAGTGATCTCTTGACGACAGGGTTATAGTAGGGAGCTTTCTGGGTAATAGGAGGAAGTCAGGGCCGTAGGAGTGTCTTTCGCGCG
Protein-coding regions in this window:
- a CDS encoding ATP-binding cassette domain-containing protein; its protein translation is MRMGDGVAEQLAAAGESEVEEKVSKALEVVGLDPEVRFRYPLEFSGGQRISIARAIIGSLKYLILDEPTSNFYVSMQVQVLNLFLDI
- a CDS encoding helix-turn-helix transcriptional regulator — encoded protein: MSETSTESKIILFIKKNGPATLQEIAEGLGITKMGVHKHITRLEQKGLISRKIIKRDIGRPTYVFNLTEEGKLYFSNSDSLTLMELLDYVKREGKGDIVIRFLKDRYKILYREYKEKLDKKKLDEKVEVLGKLRTSTGYMAEVRKIGNSFELIEFNCPIYRIASLFGEACSMERELFSKVLEADVENTHRQVNDSYLCRFIIRHRNGG
- a CDS encoding ATP-binding cassette domain-containing protein — translated: MKGGETLALIGESGSGKSTLGLATLRLRRPTSGRIEFMGIDVTKAEKYKPRPLRRYMQVLLQDPYSSQDEDGRRGGRAVGGGRGE
- the sepP gene encoding undecaprenyl-diphosphatase SepP; translation: MDRYKAGAFLAFLFAALTVLVKVLSEPKVPGNILIFHLINDAQVPALNPVMVFLSLYGREYVWIPVVAILFFFRRRASMIMASAFIADIVLGEGLKYAVAQLRPFLYVSAHLLVPPPHDFSYPSGHALIVSTGAVVSYYTLPRWAWIPLMVEAVAVSYSRVYVGVHWPADVLGGWLLGTAVAQLSFLLENFKWYRSLERALKAREQ